The DNA sequence ACGAATCCAATAAAGTAGAGCCGTTTAAATGTTCCATTCGTTGTAGAGACCTTCACCTGGCCAAAATCTACTTGTAACTGTTGAGCCATTGGAAGGTCCGGGACTGTACTATAACTTCTCTCAGAAACCATTTTAGGGATATGATAAGCTTCACGTAACTCATTGACATAATTCCTCACAGTTCCTTCTGAGACAGCACTAACGTCTAATTTCTCCCCCAACCAGTCCAATACTTGAGCTCCTGATAAGTCTGGGTGTTCCTTTAACCATCCAATGATTTTTTCCCGAAAGGGATCTAGCTTTTTACTCCGGCTTTGTAATGAGATTGAAAACGAGTAAAACTCTTCTGGTGACATCTTTCCATATTCAATTACTCTATTCCTAGAAATCTTTAATTTTCTAGCTATCGCACTATTTGTAAAACCCTCACTGCGAAGCTTGTGAACCTCGTTGTAGATCATCAGTCTTTCCACTCCTGTTTATTCCTCACTTTCCATAGACTGCTTTAAGTATATAGAAAGGGGATCAATTAAGATAAACTGTTGATTCTTAATTGTTGGAATCTGTTTATCTTTATTTGTGGAAAACTGTTGATTCTAGTTTATCGTTTACACCGCTAAAGTGGTCAACTTTTATTTTAGCGTTTACATGGGGCCATGGTTAGATCTCTTACAAACACTTTAGCCCTTTACCGAATGTGGGGTCAGGCCCCCGATTTCCTTAAGTTTATCAATAATTTAGTGGCCCTAAAACTTTAAAGAATCTAGAGAGATAATCTTCAATTACTTCAGTAACCTCACTAAGTATTTATTCAACAATAAAAGCCAAAAAAGCCCTACCAGATTCCTAGATAGTTAATCTGTAGGGCTTTTTTATACAATGGTAAACCTTTTGGCGTAGCCTGGTAACTTCCTTGGCGGGCAGCGGTAAAAAAGGGAGCAAAGATGGTGAGATTTCTTGGCTGTATTCCCACAAGAAAATGCGAGTAGTGACTGACAACATCTAACTACTTCACTTCTACCAACCCACGCTCAAACCTCCAAGCATCTTTACACATCTCATAAACCTCTTTTTCCGCTCGCCATCCAAGCTCACGTTCTGCTTTAGTCACATCAGCATAACACTCCGCAATATCCCCCGGACGCCGATCCACAATCTCATAAGGAATCGCTACACCAGTGGCTTCCTCAAACGCATGCACTAACTCCAACACACTTGTTCCTTTACCTGTACCTAAGTTGTACACATGTACTCCAGGTGTTAGCTTCTCTAACGCTGCCACATGCCCTTTGGCAAGATCCACAACATGTATATAATCACGCACACCTGTACCATCTACCGTGTTATAGTCGTTGCCAAACACCATCAGCTTTTCTCGTTTTCCTTTTGCCACTTGAGTTACAAAGGGCATTAAGTTATTAGGAATTCCATTCGGCGCTTCGCCAATCTCTCCACTTTCATGTGCTCCTACAGGATTAAAATAACGAAGAATTGACACACCGAAATCAGGCGTTACATTGGCCACATCCGTTAAAATCCGTTCACTCATGGCTTTCGTTTCCCCATAAGGGTTGGTGGTAGGTAATAATGGCAATCCTTCATGGAAAGGTACTTGATTATCTCCATACACAGTAGCAGACGAACTAAAGACAAATTTATTTACACCATACAACGCACAGTACTTCACCAGCAGCATCGTACTTACCAGGTTATTTTGATAATACATTACAGGCTGCTGCACAGATTCTCCTACTGCTTTGTATCCCGCAAAGTGAATCACCCCAACAAAATCGTGTTGCTCAAACAGAGCTTGAACAACCGGCTCTATCGTTACATCAGCTTGAATAAACGTGACCTTTCTTTTGGAGATCCGCTCAATCCGGTCAATAACATTACGAGAACTATTACTCAAATTATCAACAATCACCACATCATAACCACTAGCAAGCAACTCCACACAAGTATGAGAACCAATATATCCAGCTCCACCGGTGACCAACACTTTCATCATCTACATGCCTCCTAAAAAAGCCCTGCCAAATGGCAGGGCTTCCTCATATTGAAGTTAAAAAATCTTCGACCATTTTGTCTCAAGTTATCAATTCGACAAATATCGGGAAGTGACAGGCACCTCATACTAAGCCATTTTATCAATAATACTATTTGTAATACTTTCTATATCCTCTTTTGATAGTTTCACAGCGTTTCACCTCCCCTTGAAAATTATACCATTCAGGAGACAAGAAACGAATAACGAGCGATAATGCGGTTTTCTTATTATCTCCCTACTAGTTCCTCTTATTAATTTCCCTTCATAAAATGTAAAAAGCCCACCTCCCTGATTTGGAGATGAGCCTGATTGGTTGTTTTTCTTCTATAGAAATGAAACCAAACTACAAATTATTCATTGACATCAATCTGATAAAGAGCTGCTTTATCTACTTTTAAGATATTAATAATGATCTTTAATGTACTGATTATCATTTATATTTCTAGTAATTCTACAGTTATTTTGAATAACCACATTACTTCCGATTTCAACTTGTAAGTACACAGTAGTGCCCATACCTACAATAGTATTATCTCTAATTGTTACGCCTCCTGCTAGAATAGCACCTGGGGTAAGATGTACATTGCTATAGATAGTTGAGTCATGGGAAACAACTGTGCCACAATTAATAATGTTGTTACTACCTAACTTAACTTCACTTCCAATAACGGCATTAGCCATCACTTGGTTACCTTCACCTAATAAAGCAGACGGTTCAATTGCTGCCTTTGGATGAATGATATTTGGGAAACGAAAACCTTTGTCTTTTAGTAGATTAAATATCTGTTCTCTTAAAGTATGGTTTGTTATAGCACCAACACCAATTACGATTAAACGATATCCTTCATCATATAATTGATCTAAAATACTTTTATCTCCTAAAACAGGAACGCCCACTACATGGGAACCAACTTCTAGACCATCGTCGATAATACCAGCAATGGATAAGTTATGCATTTGTCTGATGATATCGATACACATTTTTGCATGGCCACCGCCACCATATATTAAAACCTTTTGAGAGTGATCACTGATATTTAAAGGTGTACGTTCATTGTTCATTGGCTGAGATTTAGTCGCTTTTGATTTTTTCTCTTCACTAATTTTATAAATATCAACTTCTTTTAAAATAACACCTTTAGGAAGTTGGTCATAACTAATATTTAATTTTTCAACCAGTGCTGCGGCTTTCTTAGTTAATTGAACATCACCAGGTATTTCTGATTGATTTTCCTTGGACTCATTAGATTGATTTTGCTTGAATTTTTCAACTAGGTCTCTATTCTTTTCAGTCGTTATAATAGCAATCGTAGTCCCTGGCGTTACCTCTTCTCCTTCTTCTACGAGACGATATAAAAAGCCATTACTTTCTGCTTCTAATTCAATAGTTGTTTTTGTTGTTTCTACTACTACTATTCCCTGACCGTCTTTAATTCCTTCGTCATCCTCGATAAGCCACTCACTAATAGTCGCAAATTCATCATTTGGTCCTAATGTAGGGACCTTTAATTCAAAAAAATCAACCATTTAAAACAACTCCTTAATTTTTTCTGCAACTTGTTCTGTATTAGGCAACATCTTAAGTTCAAGAGGTTTGCTACTTGGAATTGGACAATCTGGAGCTGCAATTCTTAAGGTCTTTTTAACGGTAGGCACAACTTGTAATTGCGCCAGAACTTCTGCTCCCCAACCAAACTTTCTTGTGCCTTCCTCAATGGTCACGATCGTATTCGAACTACCTACAAAGCCTTTAATTTCATCTATTGGTAGTGGAGATAATAATGAAGGAACAACGACATCCACTAATATTTCTTCGTCAATAAGGAGTTGCTTGGCCACTTCTAAAGCAACAGGAACACTTCCCCCATATGCCACAATCGTTACATCAGGCATATCAAAGTTTGATAGACTTAGATGAAGGGTTGGAAACAGTGTATTTGATTCTCTAACAGAAAACACGTCCAGTTTATTATTTTCTGGTCGTGTGACATATTCACTATATAAAGCTTTATTTTCAATAAATAGCAGTGGGCTTCTATGTTTTAGCACAGAACGTTTGAGAAGTTCACCTGGCTCATGAATATTAGATGGTGATACAACCGTTAATCCTGGAATGCCAAAAAACATCTTTTCAATGGATTGACTATGGGTTGGACCATACCCGCGTTTTCCACCCATAGGTGCCCGTACTACTAATGGTACTTCTACTTTATTGTTATACATCCACTGGTACTTACTTGCGTGATTTAACAATTGATCAGCACCAAGCGCTAGGAAATCCCCAAACATGATTTCTGCAATAGGTTTAAGACCACGCATGGCTAAGCCAGTTGATAATCCTAAAATGCCTCCCTCACTAATAGGAGTCGTTAGCACTCGATCAGGATACTTGGTTGACAATCCTTTACTTACTTTAAAAGCACCTCCATAGGGATCAAGAAGATCTTCACCAATAAGGAGAACATCTCCATCCTCATTAAACAACTCATGTAACGCATTGTTTAATGAATCGACTCCTCTATATTTCTTTGCCCTTGGTAGATTGTTCAATAATTGATTCTCATTTTTAGGAGAAATAGTAATAATATTTTCATATTCGATATTGTTTTCAGAAGTGTATTCTGCATCTTTTGCTTCTTTTATTGCATTTTGAATATCTGATGTTACTTCAGCCATCACAGTTTTTTTCGTTTCATCTGATACATTTTTGCCTAAAATAATTACCGGGTCCTTCTTCTTCCATGCATCTATTTCTGCTTGATCCCTGAAGTCGTCACCCTTACTATGTGGAACAGTTCTATAAGTATCTATTATTTGGAAAAAAGGTTTTCTTTTGTTGCGCACATAATCAAATCTTTTTTCAAATACTTGATACAACTCTACTGCGTCATTACTTTCAATTTGATCCGCTTCAATTCCAAAGCTCTTTGGTCTCGCTAGCATAGATCCACTTATACCTAGTTCATTTGGTGTAGTTTGAGCATATCTATTATTTTCTAAAATGAATAGAATTGGGATATCCCACAAAGAAGCAAAGTTCATAGACTCATAAACTAATCCTTCACCTAAAGTACCATCACCAATAAATACAACCGCTATATTATCCGTTCCTGTTAACTTATTAGCAAGAGCTGCTCCTGTTGCATTCCCTACAATTCCGCCTTGAATCCCATTTGTATAAAAATCATTGTAACAGATATGCTGGCTTCCACCTCTACCACCAACTACCCCAGTAACTCTTCCCATTACTTCAGCAATTAATTGATCAACTGGCGCTCCGTAAGCAATGTAATGACCATGACACCTATGATTACTAAATACAACATCTCCGTTTTTAATATGTGCCATGGATGCAACAGCATTAGCTTCTTGGCCAATCGATGTATGGGTTGTCCCAAAAAGTTCCCCCTTTGAAAATAGATCAAGTAACGTTTCTTCAAGGGTTCTTATCGTTATCATTTTTTTGTACATGCTATCGATAGTTTCTTGAGACAGTTTAACATCGTTAATTACTGTAGTATTCATACTAATCATTCATCTCCTCATTTTTGGTTTGATAAATTATTCATTTGGTAAATTTATTAATGTGAATCTAATATTCCGTTTGACGCTAAGACGTTAATCAATTTTTCTTCTGGATAATTTAATTCGCTCAACCGTGCTTTTATCTTATCTTCAAATGCCATACTCGTAATAATTAGAGCATCGGCAGTGTATTCAAAAATTCGAGAAGGACTAATTATTTCACACCCTAATATATCCTTACCATGCTTTTGTGAATCATCGTCCAAAATAGCGAGTATCTTAAAATTGCTATCTTTCCTCGTTTCTTTTATTGTAATAAGGGTTTCAGCAACTTCTCCAGCACCATATAACAAGATCGATTGAAGTTTTTTTTCTTCAATCTTCTTAAAAAATGATTCAATATTTTGTTTAGCAAAGTTATAGTACTTAATTAATTCATAAAGGTAGGACATTAATAAATAATTTTTTCTATCAATTCCTTCCTTGCTAATATGATAAGTAACATTTTTAATTGATATATATCGCCTAGTTAATAAACCCCTGTTTTCCATATCACCTAAATACTGATTGATCATGGATGGTGCGACGTTTATTAACGAAGAAAGTTCTTTTTGCGTCAATTTTTCATTGTCCTCGATGGCTTCAAGTATCTTTAATTCCTTTAAAACACTTGTAGGGTTTAAAAAGCTAATATCTATGGTCAGATTCATAGCCTTCTCTCCTTTCATTCATTCGACGAACGAATGATTTTATTGTACCATTGCTCCTTCTATTATTCTAGCCCTTCATACAGAGGAGTTCATAATTCTTTTGTAGTGAGTACTTATTTACTTAGATCACACCGATACAAATAAACCCGCCAAGTCACATATGACTTAACGGGCATAATCATCATCTATTTAGATTCAACTAAATCCTTATAATTCTTTTCGAATCGCCAAGCATCTCTGCACATAGCGACAATATCACGTTTTGCTATCCAGCCGAGTTCTCTTTTTGCTTTTGAAGCATCAGCATAACAAGAAGCGATATCTCCAGGTCTCCGCTCTACTATTTCATAAGGGACTTCAATACTATTTGCTTCTTTAAAAGCTTTCACTAACTCTAATACGCTGGTACCTTGACCAGTTCCCAAATTATAAACATGAGCACCTTCTTTAAGATTATCTAACGCTGCAACATGTCCTTCTGCCAAATCCAATACATGAATATAGTCTCTTACACCGGTACCATCTATTGTTGGATAGTCGTTACCAAAAACTCGAAGTTTCGCTAGTTTTCCTTTAGCTACCTGAGTAACATATGGCATAAGGTTATTTGGGATACCGTTAGGAGCTTCACCAATCAATCCACTTTCATGAGCTCCTATTGGATTAAAATATCGAAGAAGAGCAACCGAAAATTTCGGATTTGCTTTAGCTATATCCGAAAGAATCCTCTCACTTATCGCTTTTGTTTCACCGTAAGGATTAGTAGTAGATAAAAGATCCATTGTTTCTACAAATGGCACAGTGTTGTCTCCATATACAGTTGATGATGAACTGAAAACAAAACGGTTTACACAATATTTCTGACATGCTTTAACAAGAATCATAGTGCTAACTATGTTGTTATAATAGTAAGTTAATGGTATGTCTACTGATTCGCCTACTGCTTTTAAGCCAGCAAAATGAATAACACCATCTATTTTATTTTTATTAAAAACTTCATCAACAGCTTGTTCATCCGTTACATCAATCTCAAAAAAAGTTATTTCTTTATTTGTAATATCTGTAACTTTCTCAACGGTCTCACGCTTACTATTACAAAGATTATCAGCAATTATTACTGAATGCCCTGCTTCCAACAAAGCAATACAGGTATGGGACCCTATATATCCTGCACCACCGGTAACTAATATATTCACAAGTATAATTCACCACCTTTTACGCTTTTAGACTATTAACTTATAAAAAATCCTTTAACCCTGAGCTAAAAAATCTAAAGAATAACTATCATCTATAATTAACTGGTTGATTTAACTTAGCAGATTCATAGAGAAATAGTACTAATTTAAGAACACTCTTACCGTCTTTACCGGTAACAGCTGGCTCCCGATTTTCATTAATAGCATTTATCATGTCCTCAATAATCCATTGGTGACCTGGAGTTCCCCAAGGGTCTGCTTTAATACTATCTTTCAAATCCTTAGTTTCATCATCTGTCATATCCATAATATCAAGATGCTCAAAATACAATGCGTTTGTACCACCAATTTTCACGGTACCTTTTTCACCGAATATTGTAATAGACTCTTCATAGTTTTTAGGATATACAGTAGTTGAAGCTTCTACCGTTCCAAGTGCGCCTGAATCAAACTTTATTGTTCCGACAGACACATCTTCAGCTTCTATATTCCTAAGTCTTGTTGCTTCCATACTAAACACTTGGTCAGGAGTTCCCATAAACCATAACAATAAATCAAGATTATGAATTGCTTGATTCATTAGTACTCCACCATCATGCTGTTTAGTTCCTCTCCAAGGAGCTTGGTCATAATATTCCTGATTTCTGTTCCAATTCACTATACAGCTTGCATGGCTAATCTTTCCTAATAACCCCTGGTCCATAATTTTTCTCAACTCTTGAACAACCGGTCTAAAACGATTTGGATGAACCACCGCTAATTTCACATTATTTAAGTTACAAGCGCCTATGATTTTATCGGTATCTTCAATTGACATCGCAATTGGTTTTTCTACAATAATATGCTTTTTTGCTTCCGCTATTTGAACTGCAATGGAAGCATGGAAACCACTTGGAGTACAAATACAAACTATATCAATATCATCTACTTCAAGCATTTGTTCTAGTTCTGTATAAGGTTCTGCATCATATTCTTTTTTGTAAAATTCCATTGTAGCTGGAACTTTATCACAGACTGCAACAAGCCTTGCAGCATCAGTTTTATCAATTGCTGCTGCATGCTTTTTGGCTATAAAGCCACATCCGACAATTGCAAAATTCATAATGAAGCCTCTTCCCTTTTCATATATTGATGCTAAGCATTTATAAATTCTTGTATTACATCACATACCTTTGTAATTTCTTCCTCTTTTAAATATGGGTGCATTGGGAGTGAAAGAACAGTGTCACAAAGTTTGTTTGTAACAGCATAATCTTCCTCATCAAATGGTAGATCTGCGAATGCCAGTTGAAGATGCATTGGTTTAGTATAGTAAATCATACTTGGAATATCATCTTCCTTCAGCTTGGCCTGTAGTGCATCTCGTTGTTCTTTCGAATTAAGTTTGATTGTATATTGGGCAAAACTAGAGTAATAACCTTCTGGAATATAAGGTATTTCTACAACATCTTGCAATTTTTCACTATACAGTTGATATGCTTTATTTACTCCATCAAGCTCATGCTCTTTAAACGCATGCAATTTTACTTGCAAGATAGCTGCTTGCATCGTATCTAGTCTGGAATTAACACCAATTCTAACATTGTCATATTTATTTACACCTTTTCCATGAACTTTATAGGAACGAAGCAATTCAGCTGTTTCGTCACTATTAGTAAAGATTGCTCCGCCGTCTCCATAACAACCTAAAGGCTTAGCTGGGAAAAAGGAAGTAGTTGCAGCGTCACCGAAACTGCAAGCCATTCTACCATTAATATTTCCACCAAATCCTTGTGCACCGTCTTCTAATACAAGCAAATCGTACTGTTTAGCAACCTTCTCAAGCTTATTATAATTAGCCGGGAGCCCAAATAAATCAACTGGTATAACTACTTTTGGATTTAATTTTCCTGCATTTTTCACTTTTTCAATTGATTGTATAAGCTTATTAGGATTTATATTAAAGGTCTTTTCATCAACATCTACAAAAACCGGTGTAGCCCCATTAAAGGAAACTACTTCTCCTGTTGAGAAGAATGTAAAGTCAGGTACGAAAACAGCGTCACCCTCCTTTACATCCCAAGCCATTAAAACCAATGACAAAGCATCTGTTCCATTAGCACAAGTAATACAGTGCTTAACACCTACGTATTCAGCTAGTTCTTTTTCAAGTTCATTTACTGGTTTGCCACCTATATATTGGCCAGTGTTTAGCACATTTTGAATAGCATAATCAATAGCTGATTTATACTGAGTATATTGAGCTTTTAAGTCGCGAAACTGCATACTTTTCCTCTTTCCCTTTATTTAATTTCAAATAAACTACCATCTTTTAATTCATAAGACCTGTTACATTTTTTACAATTATAGTCTTCCTTTAAAGGAAGACCGCATTCACAAACCCAACCAATTTGTTTTGCCGGAACCCCAGCCATTAATGCATAGTCTGGAACATTTTTTGTTACAACGGCTCCAGAGGCAACCATTGCCCAGGAACCAATAGTATTACCACATACAATCGTTGCGTTTGCTCCTATAGAGGCGCCGTATTTAACTAATGTCCTTTTATATGAAGCACTACCTTTAGGATATTTACTTCTTGGAGTTAAATCATTGGTAAATACCATTGATGGACCACAAAACACATAGTCCTCTAATTCTACACCCTCATATACTGAAACATTATTTTGAATCTTTACTCCGCTACCAATTTTCACGTTGTTTGATATATTTACATTCTGCCCGATTGAACATTTTTCTCCAATTTCGGCACCAGAATGGATGTGACTAAAATGCCATATCTTCGTTCCTTCACCAATTTTTACATTCTCATCAATGTAACTACTTTCATGTACAAAATAATGCATTCGAATGTCTCCTTATCTATCCCTAAAACTAGGTAAGGAAGGCCCATTTGGCTACCTTCCTATAATAACTCAATATTTTCTCTATTTGTTATATCTTTCATTGCATTTTTTGTATCGAAAATAGCTTTGGCATGCTCTTGTACCAGAGAATAATCTACCATTGTATGATCAGTTGTTATCATAACTAGATCTGCTTTTTCAATGAGTTCTGCTGTTAATCCATTTTCTCCTCTTTTAATATCTCCATGATCGTTATACTCCGGTATATAAGGATCAAAATAAGTAACTTTTGCTCCTTCTTTTTCTAACTCTTTTATTACTCTAAGTGCGGCACTCTCTCTATAGTCATCGATATCTTTTTTATAAGCCACACCTAGTACAAGAACCCTGGAACCATTCATTGCTTTTTTAACTTTATTTAAGATTTTACTTGCTCTCTCAACGCAGTATTCAGGCATTCGATCATTCACTATCATAGATGATTCAATCATTGATGTATGAAAGCCATATTCACGTGCCTTCC is a window from the Bacillus infantis NRRL B-14911 genome containing:
- a CDS encoding helix-turn-helix domain-containing protein, with amino-acid sequence MNLTIDISFLNPTSVLKELKILEAIEDNEKLTQKELSSLINVAPSMINQYLGDMENRGLLTRRYISIKNVTYHISKEGIDRKNYLLMSYLYELIKYYNFAKQNIESFFKKIEEKKLQSILLYGAGEVAETLITIKETRKDSNFKILAILDDDSQKHGKDILGCEIISPSRIFEYTADALIITSMAFEDKIKARLSELNYPEEKLINVLASNGILDSH
- a CDS encoding transposase, producing the protein MIYNEVHKLRSEGFTNSAIARKLKISRNRVIEYGKMSPEEFYSFSISLQSRSKKLDPFREKIIGWLKEHPDLSGAQVLDWLGEKLDVSAVSEGTVRNYVNELREAYHIPKMVSERSYSTVPDLPMAQQLQVDFGQVKVSTTNGTFKRLYFIGFVLAHSRYKYVEWARPTFSSIRSY
- a CDS encoding NeuD/PglB/VioB family sugar acetyltransferase, translated to MVDFFELKVPTLGPNDEFATISEWLIEDDEGIKDGQGIVVVETTKTTIELEAESNGFLYRLVEEGEEVTPGTTIAIITTEKNRDLVEKFKQNQSNESKENQSEIPGDVQLTKKAAALVEKLNISYDQLPKGVILKEVDIYKISEEKKSKATKSQPMNNERTPLNISDHSQKVLIYGGGGHAKMCIDIIRQMHNLSIAGIIDDGLEVGSHVVGVPVLGDKSILDQLYDEGYRLIVIGVGAITNHTLREQIFNLLKDKGFRFPNIIHPKAAIEPSALLGEGNQVMANAVIGSEVKLGSNNIINCGTVVSHDSTIYSNVHLTPGAILAGGVTIRDNTIVGMGTTVYLQVEIGSNVVIQNNCRITRNINDNQYIKDHY
- a CDS encoding dehydrogenase E1 component subunit alpha/beta — encoded protein: MNTTVINDVKLSQETIDSMYKKMITIRTLEETLLDLFSKGELFGTTHTSIGQEANAVASMAHIKNGDVVFSNHRCHGHYIAYGAPVDQLIAEVMGRVTGVVGGRGGSQHICYNDFYTNGIQGGIVGNATGAALANKLTGTDNIAVVFIGDGTLGEGLVYESMNFASLWDIPILFILENNRYAQTTPNELGISGSMLARPKSFGIEADQIESNDAVELYQVFEKRFDYVRNKRKPFFQIIDTYRTVPHSKGDDFRDQAEIDAWKKKDPVIILGKNVSDETKKTVMAEVTSDIQNAIKEAKDAEYTSENNIEYENIITISPKNENQLLNNLPRAKKYRGVDSLNNALHELFNEDGDVLLIGEDLLDPYGGAFKVSKGLSTKYPDRVLTTPISEGGILGLSTGLAMRGLKPIAEIMFGDFLALGADQLLNHASKYQWMYNNKVEVPLVVRAPMGGKRGYGPTHSQSIEKMFFGIPGLTVVSPSNIHEPGELLKRSVLKHRSPLLFIENKALYSEYVTRPENNKLDVFSVRESNTLFPTLHLSLSNFDMPDVTIVAYGGSVPVALEVAKQLLIDEEILVDVVVPSLLSPLPIDEIKGFVGSSNTIVTIEEGTRKFGWGAEVLAQLQVVPTVKKTLRIAAPDCPIPSSKPLELKMLPNTEQVAEKIKELF
- a CDS encoding N-acetyltransferase; protein product: MHYFVHESSYIDENVKIGEGTKIWHFSHIHSGAEIGEKCSIGQNVNISNNVKIGSGVKIQNNVSVYEGVELEDYVFCGPSMVFTNDLTPRSKYPKGSASYKRTLVKYGASIGANATIVCGNTIGSWAMVASGAVVTKNVPDYALMAGVPAKQIGWVCECGLPLKEDYNCKKCNRSYELKDGSLFEIK
- a CDS encoding Gfo/Idh/MocA family protein codes for the protein MNFAIVGCGFIAKKHAAAIDKTDAARLVAVCDKVPATMEFYKKEYDAEPYTELEQMLEVDDIDIVCICTPSGFHASIAVQIAEAKKHIIVEKPIAMSIEDTDKIIGACNLNNVKLAVVHPNRFRPVVQELRKIMDQGLLGKISHASCIVNWNRNQEYYDQAPWRGTKQHDGGVLMNQAIHNLDLLLWFMGTPDQVFSMEATRLRNIEAEDVSVGTIKFDSGALGTVEASTTVYPKNYEESITIFGEKGTVKIGGTNALYFEHLDIMDMTDDETKDLKDSIKADPWGTPGHQWIIEDMINAINENREPAVTGKDGKSVLKLVLFLYESAKLNQPVNYR
- the galE gene encoding UDP-glucose 4-epimerase GalE — translated: MNILVTGGAGYIGSHTCIALLEAGHSVIIADNLCNSKRETVEKVTDITNKEITFFEIDVTDEQAVDEVFNKNKIDGVIHFAGLKAVGESVDIPLTYYYNNIVSTMILVKACQKYCVNRFVFSSSSTVYGDNTVPFVETMDLLSTTNPYGETKAISERILSDIAKANPKFSVALLRYFNPIGAHESGLIGEAPNGIPNNLMPYVTQVAKGKLAKLRVFGNDYPTIDGTGVRDYIHVLDLAEGHVAALDNLKEGAHVYNLGTGQGTSVLELVKAFKEANSIEVPYEIVERRPGDIASCYADASKAKRELGWIAKRDIVAMCRDAWRFEKNYKDLVESK
- a CDS encoding DegT/DnrJ/EryC1/StrS family aminotransferase, whose protein sequence is MQFRDLKAQYTQYKSAIDYAIQNVLNTGQYIGGKPVNELEKELAEYVGVKHCITCANGTDALSLVLMAWDVKEGDAVFVPDFTFFSTGEVVSFNGATPVFVDVDEKTFNINPNKLIQSIEKVKNAGKLNPKVVIPVDLFGLPANYNKLEKVAKQYDLLVLEDGAQGFGGNINGRMACSFGDAATTSFFPAKPLGCYGDGGAIFTNSDETAELLRSYKVHGKGVNKYDNVRIGVNSRLDTMQAAILQVKLHAFKEHELDGVNKAYQLYSEKLQDVVEIPYIPEGYYSSFAQYTIKLNSKEQRDALQAKLKEDDIPSMIYYTKPMHLQLAFADLPFDEEDYAVTNKLCDTVLSLPMHPYLKEEEITKVCDVIQEFINA
- the galE gene encoding UDP-glucose 4-epimerase GalE, with the translated sequence MKVLVTGGAGYIGSHTCVELLASGYDVVIVDNLSNSSRNVIDRIERISKRKVTFIQADVTIEPVVQALFEQHDFVGVIHFAGYKAVGESVQQPVMYYQNNLVSTMLLVKYCALYGVNKFVFSSSATVYGDNQVPFHEGLPLLPTTNPYGETKAMSERILTDVANVTPDFGVSILRYFNPVGAHESGEIGEAPNGIPNNLMPFVTQVAKGKREKLMVFGNDYNTVDGTGVRDYIHVVDLAKGHVAALEKLTPGVHVYNLGTGKGTSVLELVHAFEEATGVAIPYEIVDRRPGDIAECYADVTKAERELGWRAEKEVYEMCKDAWRFERGLVEVK